The DNA window GGGTGATGTCAGCGGCATGCATGGCGGCGTCGGTGCCGGTGCCCATCGCCAGCCCGAGATCGGCGTGGGCCAGGGCAGCGGCGTCGTTGACGCCGTCGCCGATCATGGCCACAACCTTGCCGTCGGATTGCAGGTCGGTGATGACGGCGGCCTTGTTGGCCGGCAAGACGTTAGCGATGACGGTGTCGATACCGACCTCAGCGGCCACGGCATCGGCGACGGTCTGGTTGTCGCCGGTCAACAGGATGGGCGTCATACCCAGTGCGGCGAGCCGGGCGATGGCGTGTGCGCTGGTGGGTTTGATCGCATCGGCGACCGCCAGGACCGCATGGGCGCGGCCGTCCCAGGCGACGAGTACGGCGGTCTGTCCGGCTTCTTCGGCGGCGGTCTGCGCCTCGTTGAGGTGAGGGTCATCCACGGCGATGCCGTGTTCGGCCAGCAGCGTCGGACGCCCGACGGTGACCACACGTCCCTGGACCAGACCGCGCACGCCTCGACCTTCGAAGTTGCGGAAGTCGTCGACCTCGTCGAGCGGCCCGACTTCGGCGGCTGCACCAGCAGCGATGGCGGCCGCGACGGGGTGCTCGGAGGCATTCTCCACCGCTCCAGCGAGGGCGAGCACGTCTTCGCGAGTGGTGGAGGGAGCAGTGGTGACCTGGACGAGTGTCATCTGTCCCGTGGTGACCGTGCCGGTTTTGTCGAGGACAACGGTGTCGACGGTTCGGGTGGATTCGAGGACTTCGGGGCCTTTGATCACGATGCCGAGTTGGGCTCCGCGGCCGGTACCGACCAGAAGTGCGGTCGGGGTGGCCAGTCCCAGAGCGCAGGGGCAGGCGATGATCAGCACAGCGACCGCGGCGGTGAACGCCGCTTGCAGGGGATAGCCGGCGCCGATCCACGCGCCGAGGACAGCGATGGCGACGGCGATGACCACCGGCACGAAGACACTTGAGATCCGGTCGGCCAGTCGCTGGGCGTGGGCTTTGCCGGTCTGGGCGCGTTCGACCATCGCGGCCATTTGCGCGAGTTGGGTGTCTGCCCCCACGCGGGTCGCCCGCACCCGCAGGTGCCCGCCGGCGTTGACTGTCCCGCCGGTCACGGTGTCGGCGGGGGCGACCTGGACTGGCATCGACTCGCCGGTGACCATGCTGGCGTCAACTGCCGAGGTGCCAGACACCACCACACCGTCGCTGGCGATCTTCTCGCCGGGCCGCACAATGAACTCGTCGTCGACGGCGAGCTCGCCGATCGGTATCCGATGCTGGTGGCCGTCCCTGATCACTGTGACGTCTTTGGCGCCCAGCTCCAACAAGGCCCGCAACGCCGCACCGGCTTGCCGTTTGGACCGCTTCTCGAAGTATCGGCCGGCCAGGACGAACATCGTGACCCCCGCGGCGACCTCGAGGTAGATGTTGCCTGCACCGTCAGAAGCGCTGACCGTCAGGGTGAATCCGTGGGTCATGCCTGGTTGTCCGGCGGTGCCGAAGAACAACGCATACAACGACCACAACAGCGCCGCGGTGGTGCCGACCGAGATGAGGGTGTCCATGGTGGCCGCACCGTGGCGCAGGTTGAGCAACGCGGCGCGATGAAACGGCCATGCCGCCCACACGATCACTGGCGCGGCCAACGTCAACGACGCCCACTGCCAGTAGGTGAACTGCAACGTCGGGACCATTGCCAGCGCGATCACCGGTACCGAGAGAACCACCGCACCGATCAGTCGGTGACGCAAGGCCACGAGCTCCCCGTCGTCGTCCGAAGGGTCATCGTCGGGGGCGGCACCTTTGGTGGGAGTGGCGGGCAGCGCAGCGTGGTATCCGGCCTGTTCGATGGTCTCGATCAGCAGGTGTGGGTCGACACCGGCGGGTGCGCTGACGTGAGCTTTTTCGGTGGCGTAGTTCACCGAGGCGCTCACTCCGTCGAGTTTGTTCAGTGTGCGTTCGATGCGTGCCGCGCACGATGCACACGTCATGCCCGACACGGCGAGTTCGACATCGACGGCGCCTGTCTGCTCGGCGGTGGCCGCAGGTGGGTGGATCGGAGCTGAGGTGGTCATGGGGGAGTTCCTCGTTGGGTGAATGCCTCGGCGCAATGCCCCGGGGTGGCGCTGGTCAGCGAGTTAGTGTCCGGCGTGCGGATCGACCGAGGGGGCCGTGGAGTCAGGTGTCGGGGCAGGGGTGCCGGTGGGGGCATCGAGAACGAAGGTGGCGGTGTGCACAGCGCCGTCGACCTGGAAGTCGAGGTAGAGCAGATAGCGGCCCGGGGTGGGGGCGGTGGTGGCGAAGCGGACCTGTGGTCCCGCGAGTTGACCGGCGGTCGGTGCCACGCCCTCAGGGTGAACATGCAGGTAGGCCAGGTCGCCTTGACGCAGGGCCACCAAGTGACCGAAAGCGCCCAGATACGGCTGCAGGGTGGTAACCGGTTGTCCTGCTCGGCGCACGGTGACGGTCAGTTCGGACTCGGCGCCCGCGCGCAGATGACCGGCCAGCTCGATGTCGAACCCGTCGACGGATGACTGTCGTGATTCGGCGGTGGGTGGGGCCGGCTGGTAGTCACCGCTGACTTCGACGGTGCTGGTGAGGGTGAGGGGTTGGCCGGTGGCGGCGGGCACGAAGTCGGCGTAGATCCGGTAGCTGCCTCCCGTCGCCCACTGCCAGGGCAGCGTCCAGCGCCCTTCGGGCGAGAGAGTGGGGTGCACGTGTCGGAAGTGGGTGCCATCCGCGCGGACGACGATCAGGTGCAGCTGCTTGTCGTGCTCGGTGGCGAAGTCGGTGACCGCGGTCCCGGCGGCATCGAGGATCTCAAAGCTCAATGGAGCCTGCACCCCGGACGCATGGGGTGCCACCACATTCCCCAGGATGAAGCCGCCTGCTGCCAGCGAAACCCCGCGAACCTGATCGGCACCCGGAGACGAGGCGGATGTTCGCGACTGTGGTGCAGCATTGTGATCGGCATGGGCGGACTCAGCCGGGGACGTCGACGCCCTGTCGGACGCGACACCAGCGGCGATGGCGTACGCCGCAGCGAAAACTATCAGCAGGGCCGCGGCGAAGACGCCGAGCTTGGTTGGAACATTCATCGCTGGATTCCTGTCATCGGTGGTGGCGACACACACGCCGCCCGGGGAGGGGCTGAAGTCGCCAGTGGGCAGACACTTCAGCCCCTCGTCGGCTACTGCGCCAGGTGGTAGCCGGCCTCTTCGACCGCGACGCGGATCGCGTCGGGCTCGATCGGGGCCGAGCTAGAGATGGTGACTTGCCCGCTGGCCACGTCGACCTCGACGTCGGTCACGCCGGCCAGTGCTCCGACTTCTTCACGCACCGACGACGCGCAGTGCCCACACGTCATTCCGGAGACGATCACTGTCGATGTGCTCATGAGATGTGCCCTTTCGGTACAGCAGTGGTGCCGACGACCTTGGGGGTCTGTCGCTGTGGCGTCTCGCCACACCACCTTTATACCCTACCCCCCTAGGGTAATCAATGGGTGGAGGTGGGTTGAGCTTCGGTGGGGGCGGAGACGCTGAGCCATCCGCGGCGGTGCAACATCAACAGGGCGGACGCCGCCGCTATGCCGGTGAGGACTAGAGCGATCCACACCAGTTCGGGCATGTCGCGGGTGGTG is part of the Gordonia bronchialis DSM 43247 genome and encodes:
- a CDS encoding heavy metal translocating P-type ATPase encodes the protein MTTSAPIHPPAATAEQTGAVDVELAVSGMTCASCAARIERTLNKLDGVSASVNYATEKAHVSAPAGVDPHLLIETIEQAGYHAALPATPTKGAAPDDDPSDDDGELVALRHRLIGAVVLSVPVIALAMVPTLQFTYWQWASLTLAAPVIVWAAWPFHRAALLNLRHGAATMDTLISVGTTAALLWSLYALFFGTAGQPGMTHGFTLTVSASDGAGNIYLEVAAGVTMFVLAGRYFEKRSKRQAGAALRALLELGAKDVTVIRDGHQHRIPIGELAVDDEFIVRPGEKIASDGVVVSGTSAVDASMVTGESMPVQVAPADTVTGGTVNAGGHLRVRATRVGADTQLAQMAAMVERAQTGKAHAQRLADRISSVFVPVVIAVAIAVLGAWIGAGYPLQAAFTAAVAVLIIACPCALGLATPTALLVGTGRGAQLGIVIKGPEVLESTRTVDTVVLDKTGTVTTGQMTLVQVTTAPSTTREDVLALAGAVENASEHPVAAAIAAGAAAEVGPLDEVDDFRNFEGRGVRGLVQGRVVTVGRPTLLAEHGIAVDDPHLNEAQTAAEEAGQTAVLVAWDGRAHAVLAVADAIKPTSAHAIARLAALGMTPILLTGDNQTVADAVAAEVGIDTVIANVLPANKAAVITDLQSDGKVVAMIGDGVNDAAALAHADLGLAMGTGTDAAMHAADITLVRGDLNAAADAIALARTTLKTIKMNLFWAFAYNVAAIPLAALGLLNPMLAGAAMALSSVFVVSNSLRLRAFTSPPHSSSTTPSTNPSTYTPQGYKVTV
- a CDS encoding heavy-metal-associated domain-containing protein, yielding MSTSTVIVSGMTCGHCASSVREEVGALAGVTDVEVDVASGQVTISSSAPIEPDAIRVAVEEAGYHLAQ